Within Triticum dicoccoides isolate Atlit2015 ecotype Zavitan chromosome 1B, WEW_v2.0, whole genome shotgun sequence, the genomic segment GGGAGCGGATGGAGTCCCAGTTTTACAACTCCAGGAAAATGCACTGCGGGCCGCTCCGCTCCGGCCGCTCCAGGAGCAGAGCCGTGGAGTGGAGGGCTGCCGAACACGGCCTCAGTTCAGAAACATCCGGAGAAGGTGATGTGGACTAAACCTCCTGTTAACTCATATAGATTGAACCTTGATGCTGCTTACTTTGATAACGGGACAAGGGAGGCAGCTGTAGTTCTCCGGAACAGCCGCGGTGAGGTCATTGCCGGGGCATCCTGGCTGCTGCACCATCTGCATGATGCAACAACGGCGAAGCTTTGGCAATTGAGCTAGGACTTGATCTGGTGGAAAGCCTTGGATGCCAACGTGTGACTGTTGAATCTGACTCTCTAGAAGTTTTTCAAGGTAGAAATGGGGTGATCGAAATCTGAAGCCCATACACTGCTATTTTGGCGGACTGTTTTCAAAAAGTTTTCCGGATAGGCGAGGTCTCCTTTTCTAATCGCCCTGGGGAGGCTAATAGATTGGCGCACAATCTTGCTAGACGTAGTTTTTGATTAAATATCTACTTTTGTTTAGGAGGATTATCCTCCCAGTTTTTTGCTGCCAGAAATTTTTGGATGGTGTAACTTTAATTTGATTTAATAAAGTGGGCCGAGTGGCTTTCCCCTAAAAAAACCTAGCTCAAGTATTTAACAAAAAAAGTACCGCAATTCAACCAACCGTgacaaaaaaactaccactttacaaacTTTATAAAAAACTATCACTTTGAGTCTAATTTTTGGCAAAAAAAAAAACTACCATTTCTGATAACATACTGATTTGGTTCGTTTAAATCCATTCATAATTGAGTTTAATTTTGACACAACAGTCACTAACACGAAGTAGTAGTTTTTTTTTGCCAAAAATTAGACTTAAAATGATATTTGTTGACAAAGTTTGTGAAGTGGTAGTCTTTCGCCAGGGTTAGTCAAATTGTCGTGgtattttttgttaaatactcaactactccctccgttccataatataagggCGTTGTTGACACTAGTGGTAGTAGCTCATTAGTGTAAGAGGCGGCCCTTGCTAAATTTGTCGGCAAAAAGATGGCTCATTCACACATGCATGTACCCAATCCATGCATGCTGCAGTCGTAGCAAAATCCACCACAAGGAGTGCATATGTGCAGGTGCAAGCGCAACCCACCTACGTCCGCATGCAGTATGCTTTGTATATCGACCAGTACGTACTAGCTACGTACTCCATTACCGGGATCGACTTTTACTTGTTAATAATCTTGTCAGCAGCAGCCGAGGGCCGGCGACCCTATCCTGCCGGGCGCCACCTCGGATCGAATTTGCCGGCCGGCCAGCCGTGTCATCGCACGCCGGAGCCGGCGGATTGGTTTGAACCCCGTGGAAAGTGCACGGAGCAGTGCAGAAACCACGGAGCTAAAAACCGATTTGATATGCTCTATCTTCGAGCAACGCGACGCCTATATAAACCAGCCCACCCTGCAGCCCAAAATGGCATCTAGGTGTTGCAGGTACATAGGTTGCTAGCTAAGCTTGCATGCGCATGGCCAAGACTCGCGTGCTCCGCTGTGCGGTGCTGGTGGTGTGCGTCCTCCTGGTTCTCTCGTCCGCATCTGCCGCGGCCGAGGCAGCTGGTCGGCAAAGGGGTCATGGGAGAGAGGCCACGGCGCCGGCGGCGATGGCAATGGCGACAGGGCGTTTCGTCAGGAAGGTGCTGCGGGAGGAGATGGTTCAGGCTGACGGCCATGGCGACATTGGCCAGTCCAAGAGGACCAGCCCCGGCGGCCCAGACCCGCAGCATCATTAGTTGATGTCGGTTCACACGGTGCATGCAGTTTTCATGCAACAAATTACGTATCTGCCGGGcatcataatatatacacaagGGACCTGAACTTCAAGCCGATCTAGCTTGTGTTCTTGTCTTGCATGCTAGCAAAAGAGAAAATTTTGTTTTTCCCCAAGCATATGTATACAGTGTATCTACGTCCTCGTTGATATGTATGTACTAGTAGTGTACTACCACGTTACCACAGAAGTACATGTGTGTGCAATGGGTTATATATATGTTGTGAGTGATTTCTCAGAATGAATAAATTTTACCTTTTATCTGCATTTTTCACGTTTTTGCACAAATTTCAATTTTATTGGATTGTCGAACTTGGTTgtcccaaaaaatatatatatcttCCGCATTATAATATTTTGATCAACAGTTTTTTTGATTCCACTATTTTAATTATACATAATTAGTATATCAAATTTTAGTTATCTTCGGTAAAATTGTTAGAGAGGAATCATGTCACCCGGTTAAATGATCAATCTTTTTTAATCTCGCTGGTTGTCCTTGCCTTCGACCGTCAATCTACCATCTATATGTGGGGGTGGCTATTATTAGTATCATAGATGGAACCATTTAGCAAGTTCAAGGAACCATATTGGTACAACACCTTAGTTAGATGACCATTTCGAGCAATGCCAGATTTCACTATGATGGACACATTATTCTCAATTTCATGTCACGTGCTTGCGCACAAACTTAGCACACGATGGTAATATGTTCGGGGGGGACCTAATCAATAGTGACTTGCTGGGTAGAAAACTAGCAGACACTTTATGGAATCTACTTATTTGGTTGTTGGTGCATGCTTATGGCATGAAAAAGGGAAACGTTGCTCTTCTCCCTTTCTCAAATTTGGAAAATCACATCAAAACCCTCCAAAACCACTTTCAATTGATAAGGATGGGATTTGAAAATAAGATTTAAAGTTGTTGGAATTTTTACTTTTAAAATAAGGTTT encodes:
- the LOC119311839 gene encoding uncharacterized protein LOC119311839; this encodes MRMAKTRVLRCAVLVVCVLLVLSSASAAAEAAGRQRGHGREATAPAAMAMATGRFVRKVLREEMVQADGHGDIGQSKRTSPGGPDPQHH